The Octopus bimaculoides isolate UCB-OBI-ISO-001 chromosome 13, ASM119413v2, whole genome shotgun sequence genome includes a window with the following:
- the LOC106867550 gene encoding zinc finger protein 665: MSFSEKDKLTTSKRIHTRKKAYPCDICGKVFSTRGELTTHKRIHTGEKPYQCDICGKAFPQNHHLITHKRIHTGEKPYHCDTCGKSFPQNGHLTKHKRIHVGEKPFHCEICGKSYSRNDELTIHKRVHTGEKPYQCDICGQSFTRKDSLTTHKRVHTGEKPYQCDICGKSFSKNTNLTDHKRIHTGEKPYHCDICGRSFTQNNQLTKHKRIHTGEKPYRCDICDESFSRNDELTTHKRFHTGEKPYHCTICGKLFSGAINLTLHKRIHTGEKPYQCDICGKSFPQHGHLSKHKRIHTGEKPYHCDTCGKSFLQSDHLSKHKHIHTGEKPYHCEICGKPFSRNDELTIHKRVHTGEKPYHCIICGKSFSRSNLLSGHKRIHTGEKPYHCDICGKSFTQSTAVTVHKRIHSKEKPYHCDICGKSFSRNSQLTKHKSIHTGAKLYHCNICDKSFSQHDGLTNHICILTRDEPHE, from the coding sequence ATGTCATTCTCTGAAAAAGATAAACTAACTACTAGTAAACGTATCCATACGAGAAAGAAAGCATatccctgtgatatctgtggtaaagtaTTCTCTACAAGAGGTGAACTAacaactcacaaacgtattcatacaggagaaaaaccatatcagtgtgatatctgtggtaaagcatttcCTCAAAATCATCACTTaattactcacaaacgtattcatacaggagagaaaccatatcactgtgatacctgtggtaaatcattccctcaaAATggtcacttaactaaacacaaacgcattcatgtaggggagaagccatttcattgtgaAATTTGCGGTAAATCATACTCTCGAAATGATGAGTTAACtattcacaaacgtgttcatacaggagagaaaccatatcaatgtgatatctgtggtcaatCATTCACTCGTAAAGATAGTTTAACTAcgcacaaacgtgttcatacaggggagaaaccatatcaatgtgatatctgtggtaaatcattctctaaaaatACTAACTTAACTgatcacaagcgtattcatacaggagagaaaccatatcattgtgatatctgtggcagatCATTCACTCAAAATAATCagttaactaaacacaaacgtatccatacaggagaaaagccatatcgttgtgatatctgcgatgaatcattctctcgaaatgatgagttaactacacacaaacgttttcatacaggggagaaaccatatcactgcactatctgtggtaaattattctctggTGCAATTAATTTAACTctgcacaaacgcattcatacaggagagaaaccatatcagtgtgatatctgtggtaaatcttttccTCAACATGGGCACTTATCTAAACACAAACGCatccatactggagaaaaaccctaCCATTGTGATACTTGTGGTAAGTCATTCCTTCAAAGTGACCACTTATCTAaacacaagcatattcatacaggagaaaaaccatatcactgtgaaatttgtggtaaaCCATTCTCTCGAAATGACGAGTTAACTATTCATAAACGtgtccatacaggagagaaaccgtatcactgtataatctgtggtaaatctttctctagAAGTAATCTCTTGAGtggacacaaacgcattcatactggagaaaaaccgtatcattgtgatatctgtggtaaatcattcactcaaaGTACTGCTGTAactgtacacaaacgtattcattctaaagaaaaaccatatcattgtgatatctgtggtaagtcgttCTCTCGAAATAGTCAGTTAACTAAGCACaaaagtattcatacaggagCAAAACtctatcactgtaatatctgtgataaatcattctctcagcaTGATGGTTTAACTAaccacatatgtatacttacaagAGATGAACCACATGAATGA